The Arvicanthis niloticus isolate mArvNil1 chromosome 2, mArvNil1.pat.X, whole genome shotgun sequence genome includes a window with the following:
- the LOC117704218 gene encoding olfactory receptor 5G29-like, whose protein sequence is MEEKNQTVMPEFLFLGITDNLHQKIVIFIIFFFVYLVTLGGNVGMITLIWLDPRLHTPMYFFLSHMSFVDVCSSSSIAPKMLCDIFAGNKAISFVGCAAQMWFFGLFVATECFLLAAMAYDRYAAICKPLLYTLIMSPHLCVLLVIGPYAIALISTMTHTTLTFCLPFCGPYIITHFFCDISPMLSLACADTQINKLVLFVLAGAVGVLSGLIILVSYVYILMAILKIQTANGRRKAFSTCSSHLATVSILYGTLFFIYVRPNASSSLNINKVISLFYTVVIPMLNPLIYSLRNKEVKDAFRRTLEKKHFLVGA, encoded by the coding sequence ATGGAAGAAAAGAATCAGACTGTCATGCCTGAGTTTCTTTTCCTTGGCATTACAGATAACCTCCATCAGAAGATTGTCATCTTCatcatctttttctttgtttatcttgTCACTCTTGGGGGTAATGTAGGGATGATAACTCTCATATGGTTGGACCCCAGGCTGCACACACCAATGTACTTTTTTCTCAGCCACATGTCCTTTGTAGATGTATGTTCCTCTTCTTCCATAGCTCCCAAGATGTTGTGCGACATTTTTGCAGGGAACAAAGCCATCTCTTTTGTGGGCTGTGCAGCACAGATGTGGTTCTTTGGTCTCTTTGTGGCAACTGAGTGCTTTCTCTTGGCTGCCATGGCATATGATCGGTATGCAGCCATCTGTAAGCCCTTGCTCTATACACTTATTATGTCTCCACATCTCTGTGTGTTGTTGGTTATTGGGCCTTATGCCATTGCTCTTATAAGTACAATGACACACACAACTTTGACCTTTTGCTTACCATTCTGTGGTCCATATATTATCACCCACTTTTTCTGTGACATTTCCCCAATGTTGTCTCTAGCATGTGCTGACACCCAGATCAATAAGTTGGTGCTGTTTGTCTTGGCTGGAGCAGTAGGTGTGCTCAGTGGTCTGATCATCCTGGTGTCCTATGTCTACATCTTGATGGCAATTTTGAAGATTCAGACAGCTAATGGGAGACGCAAAGCCTTCTCAACTTGTTCATCTCACTTGGCAACTGTCTCTATCCTGTATGGAACTCTTTTCTTCATCTATGTTCGACCCAATGCCAGTTCCTCCTTGAATATTAATAAAGTTATCTCCTTATTTTATACTGTGGTGATCCCCATGTTGAATCCTCTCATCTACAGCTTGAGGAACAAAGAGGTAAAAGATGCATTCAGGAGAACTTTGGAGAAGAAACACTTCCTAGTAGGTGCTTAA
- the LOC117703147 gene encoding olfactory receptor 5G29-like, whose protein sequence is MEEKNETSVSEFLFLGLTNRLYQKTVLFIMLLFVYLVTLGGNLGMITLIWVDPRLHTPMYFFLSHLSFIDMCSSSSIAPRMLCDIFTEKKAISFVGCAVQLWFAGLFVGTECFLLAAMAYDRYTAICKPLLYTLIMSKRVCVQFVLGPYLLAAINITTHTTLTFCLPFCGPNTINHFFCDISPMLSLACADSSINKIVLFVLDGTIGVLSGLFIIVSYICILMAILKIQTTNGKIKAFSTCSSHLAAVSILYGTLFFIYVRPSTDSSLNTNKVISLFYTVMIPMLNPLIYSLRNKEVKDAFKRKVKRKHFPTD, encoded by the coding sequence atggaagaaaagaatgagacCTCAGTGAGCGAGTTTCTATTTCTGGGCCTCACAAATCGTCTCTATCAGAAGACTGTACTTTTCATCATGCTCCTCTTTGTTTATCTTGTTACACTGGGGGGCAACTTGGGTATGATCACTCTAATATGGGTGGATCCTAGGCTGCACACACCTATGTACTTTTTTCTTAGTCATTTATCTTTCATAGATATGTGTTCCTCTTCTTCCATAGCTCCTAGGATGCTGTGTGATATATTTACAGAGAAAAAAGCCATCTCTTTTGTGGGTTGTGCTGTACAGTTATGGTTTGCTGGTCTTTTTGTGGGAACTGAATGTTTTCTCCTTGCTGCCATGGCATATGATCGGTATACAGCCATCTGTAAGCCCTTACTGTATACTCTAATCATGTCCAAGAGAGTCTGTGTGCAGTTTGTCTTAGGACCTTATCTTTTGGCTGCTATAAACATCACAACGCATACAACCTTGACCTTTTGCTTACCATTCTGTGGTCCCAATACCATCAACCATTTCTTCTGTGATATTTCCCCAATGCTTTCCTTAGCATGTGCTGACTCCTCCATCAACAAGATAGTGCTTTTTGTCTTGGATGGAACAATAGGAGTGCTTAGTGGTCTGTTCATCATAGTCTCCTACATCTGTATTTTGATGGCCATTTTGAAGATCCAGACGACCAATGGGAAGATAAAAGCCTTCTCTACTTGTTCCTCTCATTTGGCAGCTGTCTCCATCCTGTATGGAACTTTGTTCTTCATTTATGTTAGACCTAGTACAGATTCTTCACTGAATACCAATAAGgttatttctctattttatacTGTCATGATTCCTATGCTTAACCCTCTGATCTATAGCTTGAGGAACAAGGAAGTGAAAGACGCattcaaaagaaaagtaaaaaggaaacattttccaACAGATTAG
- the LOC117704284 gene encoding olfactory receptor 5G29 isoform X1, translating to MTYIKLTITQLTMEEKNQTIVTEFFFLGLTDHLHQKIALFITILLVYLVTLGGNLGMITLIQVDPRLHTPMYFFLSHLSFVDMCSSSSIAPKMLCDIFAEKKKISFMGCAAQMWFFGFFVGTECFLLASMAYDRYTAICKPLLYTLLMSQRVCVHLVVGPYAFAIVNITTHTTLAFCLPFCGSNTINHFFCDVSPLFSLACADSWINKVVLFVFSGAIGVFSGLIIIVSYVSILMTILKIQTADGKRKAFSTCSSHLAAVSILYGTLFFIYVRPSASFSLNINKIISLFYTVVIPMLNPLIYSLRNKEVKGAFRRKVQKKHFPAGR from the exons ATGACCTATATAAAACTTACAAT AACCCAACTGACAATGGAAGAAAAGAATCAGACTATTGTAACAGAGTTTTTCTTCCTGGGTCTAACAGATCATCTCCATCAGAAGATTGCACTTTTCATCACAATCCTCCTTGTTTATCTTGTCACACTGGGGGGCAACTTGGGCATGATCACTCTCATACAGGTGGACCCCAGGCTGCACACACCTATGTACTTTTTTCTCAGCCACCTGTCATTTGTTGATATGTGCTCCTCTTCTTCCATAGCTCCTAAGATGCTCTGTGATATctttgcagagaaaaaaaagatctcTTTCATGGGTTGCGCAGCACAGATGTGgttctttggtttctttgtgGGAACTGAGTGTTTTCTGCTTGCTTCCATGGCATATGACAGGTATACAGCCATTTGCAAGCCATTGCTGTATACTCTCCTTATGTCTCAGAGGGTATGTGTGCATCTGGTTGTAGGGCCATATGCCTTTGCTATTGTAAACATCACAACTCATACAACCTTGGCTTTTTGCTTACCGTTCTGTGGTTCAAATACCATCAACcatttcttctgtgatgtttctcCACTTTTTTCATTGGCATGTGCTGACTCCTGGATTAATAAGGTTgtgctttttgtcttttctggagCCATAGGAGTGTTCAGTGGTCTGATCATTATAGTCTCCTATGTCAGCATCTTAATGACAATTTTGAAGATTCAAACTGCTGATGGGAAACGAAAAGCCTTCTCTACTTGTTCCTCTCACTTGGCAGCTGTCTCCATCCTATATGGGAcgcttttttttatttatgttcgACCCAGTGCAAGTTTTTCCTTGAAcatcaacaaaataatttctctgttttataCTGTGGTGATCCCTATGCTGAACCCCCTCATCTATAGCTTAAGGAACAAGGAAGTGAAAGGTGCATTCAGGAGAAAGGTGCAAAAGAAACATTTTCCAGCAGGTAGATAA
- the LOC117704284 gene encoding olfactory receptor 5G29 isoform X2: protein MEEKNQTIVTEFFFLGLTDHLHQKIALFITILLVYLVTLGGNLGMITLIQVDPRLHTPMYFFLSHLSFVDMCSSSSIAPKMLCDIFAEKKKISFMGCAAQMWFFGFFVGTECFLLASMAYDRYTAICKPLLYTLLMSQRVCVHLVVGPYAFAIVNITTHTTLAFCLPFCGSNTINHFFCDVSPLFSLACADSWINKVVLFVFSGAIGVFSGLIIIVSYVSILMTILKIQTADGKRKAFSTCSSHLAAVSILYGTLFFIYVRPSASFSLNINKIISLFYTVVIPMLNPLIYSLRNKEVKGAFRRKVQKKHFPAGR, encoded by the coding sequence ATGGAAGAAAAGAATCAGACTATTGTAACAGAGTTTTTCTTCCTGGGTCTAACAGATCATCTCCATCAGAAGATTGCACTTTTCATCACAATCCTCCTTGTTTATCTTGTCACACTGGGGGGCAACTTGGGCATGATCACTCTCATACAGGTGGACCCCAGGCTGCACACACCTATGTACTTTTTTCTCAGCCACCTGTCATTTGTTGATATGTGCTCCTCTTCTTCCATAGCTCCTAAGATGCTCTGTGATATctttgcagagaaaaaaaagatctcTTTCATGGGTTGCGCAGCACAGATGTGgttctttggtttctttgtgGGAACTGAGTGTTTTCTGCTTGCTTCCATGGCATATGACAGGTATACAGCCATTTGCAAGCCATTGCTGTATACTCTCCTTATGTCTCAGAGGGTATGTGTGCATCTGGTTGTAGGGCCATATGCCTTTGCTATTGTAAACATCACAACTCATACAACCTTGGCTTTTTGCTTACCGTTCTGTGGTTCAAATACCATCAACcatttcttctgtgatgtttctcCACTTTTTTCATTGGCATGTGCTGACTCCTGGATTAATAAGGTTgtgctttttgtcttttctggagCCATAGGAGTGTTCAGTGGTCTGATCATTATAGTCTCCTATGTCAGCATCTTAATGACAATTTTGAAGATTCAAACTGCTGATGGGAAACGAAAAGCCTTCTCTACTTGTTCCTCTCACTTGGCAGCTGTCTCCATCCTATATGGGAcgcttttttttatttatgttcgACCCAGTGCAAGTTTTTCCTTGAAcatcaacaaaataatttctctgttttataCTGTGGTGATCCCTATGCTGAACCCCCTCATCTATAGCTTAAGGAACAAGGAAGTGAAAGGTGCATTCAGGAGAAAGGTGCAAAAGAAACATTTTCCAGCAGGTAGATAA